The DNA sequence TTACTTCGATGAGGCCTTTTTTAAAAAATCATTCTCAACTTGAAGTTGTCCTATTTTAGAGTATAATTTATTTAACGCTCCTTCATGATCAGATTCCTGCTTGATAGCCTTACTCCCTTTTTCAAAAACACTCGATGCATTCTCCAAAAAAAGTTGTTTCCATTGGCCAATCTGTGCAGGACTGATTTCATATTTCTGACAAAGTTCCGCTGTGCTTTGTTGTTCTTTGATCGCTTCAAGTGCTACCTTGGCTTTAAACTTGGGGCTAAATTTTCTTCTGCTTTTCATTGATTTACAAGTTAGTATATTATTTTAACTTGCTGTCTGAATTGTTGGGGTAATTATAGATTGAACACGGTTAAAACCTGTGCTGCTTCGTCATCGGATAAATGTTGGCATTGAACTAATGCTTCAGGGCTAACATCTCCTGCAATGGTCGCTAATAATGCTTTTGACATAAAGGTAGATTTACTATTAAAAAAAGAATAAGGTTAAAAGTAATTTATTTCACTCAAATGTCAATACGAATGGGGGGTGTTGAAACAAAAAAATCCAAAACAGCGGACTGTTTTGGATTTTAAGTGGGTATTCAAAAAGAAGTTTATTCTGCTTTTCGAGGGCGTTTGTTGTAGTTTCCTCTTGGCTTACGGCTGCCTCCTTTGTTGCCACCACCATTGCGGTTGCCTCCTCGGTGGCCGCCACCGTTTCCTCTTCTTTCAGTAGAGTAGGAAGGTTGTTCACCGTAAGTTTCTGGCAATGGAACTTTCACGACTTCCTTCTCGATCAGTTCCTCGATACGACGGAATTTGCCGCAATCACGTGGGTTGATCAAAGTAACGGCATATCCTTTACGTTCAGCACGGGCTGTACGTCCAACACGGTGGACGTAATCTTCTGGGTCGTTAGGCACATCATAATTGATCACCATCGATACATCATCAATATCAATACCCCGTGAAACAATATCGGTCGCTACCAAAACCTGGAACTGCTTGTTCTTGAAGTCCTGCATGATTTGCTCACGCTCACGTTGTTCAAGGTCAGACTGAAACGGTTCGGCCTTAAGCCCCCATTTTTTCATGTCTTTGGCCAGTTCTTTTACCTTAATTTTGGTGCCACAGAAAACAAATACCGTAGGTAATTTCTCTTCATTACCCACCAAAATACCTTTAAGGATATTGGCCTTCTGATTGTCAAAAGCCATATACGCGCCCTGTAAAACACCTTCGGCAGTCGTTGAAACTTTAAAAGTGATTTCCTCAGGATCCTGAAGGATTTTCTTCGCTAATCCACGAATTTTTGGTGGCATGGTCGCCGAGAACATCAAGGTTTGGCGTTCTTTAGGTAGCTTACTGACAATATTGCTAATGTCTTCCTGAAAGCCCATATCGAGCATACGGTCAGCTTCGTCAAGCACCAAAAATTTCAGGTCATCTGTTTTTAGATAGCCTTGGTTAAAGTGCTGAATCAAACGGCCTGGTGTCGCAACAATGATGTCGGCACCATTTTTAATGGCATTACGCTGTTTTTCCCAGTTGCCCACATCGCTTCCGCCATAAATGGCCACAGTACTAAGTGGAGCAAAATAGCTCATCCCCTCCAGTTGCTGGTCAATTTGTATTGCCAATTCGCGGGTAGGGGCAATAATGATACAGCTCACAGAATTACTTTTGGGTGCATCGCCTTCTAAAAGTAGGTGCATCACAGGCAATAAATAGGCGGCAGTTTTTCCTGTTCCTGTTTGTGCACAGGCAATAAGGTCTTTTCCTTCGATGGCCAAAGGAATGGCCGCTTCCTGGATCGGTGTGGCATCTTGATATCCCATTGCCTGAATGGCGTCTTCAATGTTGGGATTCAGATTAAAGTCTGTAAATTTCAAATCCTATTGGTTAATAAGTTCTTATTGGTCCATAGGGATAAATCTCAAGACCCCCTGGACGGTTCTGGTGTTTTGTACCAGAACACTGTCAAATCATCAGTTTTTTAATAGCTAAGGGTTGTCCTTGCTATGTTGTCTTTGTTTTTCATCTTAAACGAAAGAACAATACTTGCAATGTAGTGATTTAGAATTAAATTATAGAATGCTTTTGAATACGAAATGTAATTGGTGTGGTATTCGATGGATTAAAAATGGTCATCAGTTTGAATAAAAAGAGTGCCTGAGTGATTTTTAGGTGCTTTTTGTCGGTGTTTCAAACAATTTTTGGCTTTGAGCCCTTTATTAATTAGAGTAAAATAAAGGGAAAAAGAAGGTCAGGGGTGATATGCCAAGGGCCTTTTTTTGTGGCGCTGGCTTAAAAAATACAAAGCCTGACTGGTCGGATTGCAGTCAGGCTTCATTGAGTTATTTGCCTTCTAATTGTAATGAATTACGCAATTGATTTTCAAGAGTTTTTAAATCCTTGATTCTTCTTACAGATTACCACCTGCTGGGGTCATTTTCATCATTCTTTCGATGGTCTTCTGCGGAAGCGTCCCTGTAAATCTCAAACTCCACCCGACGGTTCAGTACGCGGTCGGCTTCGGTTTTTTCTTCAACGAGTGGCTTTTGTGCGCCGTAGCCTATCGCTTCGATACGGTCGCTTTTAATGCCGCCAAAGTATTCAATATAGTCTTTGATAGCATCGGCACGTTTTTGTGACAGCTCGATGTTGGCCTGTTTGTTTCCTTTGGTATCGGTATGTCCTGCAATTTTTAG is a window from the Persicobacter psychrovividus genome containing:
- a CDS encoding DEAD/DEAH box helicase, whose protein sequence is MKFTDFNLNPNIEDAIQAMGYQDATPIQEAAIPLAIEGKDLIACAQTGTGKTAAYLLPVMHLLLEGDAPKSNSVSCIIIAPTRELAIQIDQQLEGMSYFAPLSTVAIYGGSDVGNWEKQRNAIKNGADIIVATPGRLIQHFNQGYLKTDDLKFLVLDEADRMLDMGFQEDISNIVSKLPKERQTLMFSATMPPKIRGLAKKILQDPEEITFKVSTTAEGVLQGAYMAFDNQKANILKGILVGNEEKLPTVFVFCGTKIKVKELAKDMKKWGLKAEPFQSDLEQREREQIMQDFKNKQFQVLVATDIVSRGIDIDDVSMVINYDVPNDPEDYVHRVGRTARAERKGYAVTLINPRDCGKFRRIEELIEKEVVKVPLPETYGEQPSYSTERRGNGGGHRGGNRNGGGNKGGSRKPRGNYNKRPRKAE
- a CDS encoding transposase produces the protein MKSRRKFSPKFKAKVALEAIKEQQSTAELCQKYEISPAQIGQWKQLFLENASSVFEKGSKAIKQESDHEGALNKLYSKIGQLQVENDFLKKASSK